A portion of the Physeter macrocephalus isolate SW-GA chromosome 15, ASM283717v5, whole genome shotgun sequence genome contains these proteins:
- the FAM83A gene encoding protein FAM83A — MSRARHVGKIQKRLEDVKSQWVRPARADFSDNESARLATDALLDGGPEAYWRVLSQEGEVDFLSSVEAQYIQAQAKEPPSAPEPPGGAEAGSKGLDSCSLPSSTYFPVASEGSDPALLHTWASAEKPYLKEKSSVTVYFQTDKHNNLRGLIRRCITRTSQVLAILMDVFTDVEIFCDILEAANKRGVFVCVLLDQGGVKLFQEMCDKAQISDGHLKNVSVRSVEGEVYCAKSGGKFAGQIQHKFIISDWRYVLCGSYSFTWLCGHVHRNILSKFTGQAVELFDEEFRHLYASSKPVMGLKSPRLAAPLQPRAAPGPRPGHLSGNSCSTSDRVSSNPFSSLSAGSNPQNRSLSTSSGPGSPLAPNPLLAPRFQPYHGPWGALTSQAHFSPRPHDGLSALYSNLNSYRPTRLQVEQLSLVPRVAHTRRPFLQASPNF, encoded by the exons ATGAGCCGGGCGAGGCACGTCGGCAAGATCCAGAAACGCCTGGAAGATGTCAAGAGCCAGTGGGTCCGGCCAGCCAGGGCTGACTTCAGTGACAATGAGAGTGCCCGGCTGGCCACAGATGCCCTCTTGGATGGGGGTCCCGAGGCCTACTGGCGGGTGCTCAGCCAGGAAGGCGAGGTGGACTTCTTGTCCTCGGTGGAGGCCCAGTACATCCAGGCCCAGGCCAAGGAGCCCCCGTCTGCCCCAGAGCCCCCAGGAGGGGCCGAGGCAGGTTCCAAGGGACTCGACTCCTGCTCCCTGCCATCAAGTACCTACTTCCCTGTGGCTTCAGAGGGCAGCGACCCGGCCTTGCTGCACACCTGGGCCTCAGCCGAGAAGCCCTACCTGAAGGAGAAGTCCAGCGTCACCGTGTACTTCCAGACGGACAAGCACAACAACCTCAGGGGCCTCATCCGCCGCTGCATCACCCGGACCAGCCAG GTCCTGGCCATCCTGATGGATGTGTTCACGGACGTGGAGATCTTCTGTGACATCCTAGAGGCGGCCAACAAGCGCGGGGTGTTCGTCTGTGTGCTCCTGGACCAGGGAGGCGTGAAGCTCTTCCAGGAGATGTGTGACAAAGCCCAGATCTCTGACGGTCACCTCAAG AACGTTTCCGTCCGGAGCGTGGAAGGAGAGGTGTACTGCGCCAAATCAGGCGGGAAGTTCGCCGGCCAAATCCAGCACAAGTTTATCATCTCGGACTGGAGATACGTCCTGTGCGGATCGTACAG CTTCACCTGGCTCTGTGGACACGTGCACAGGAACATCCTCTCCAAGTTCACAGGCCAGGCGGTGGAGCTGTTTGACGAGGAGTTCCGCCACCTCTACGCCTCCTCCAAGCCCGTGATGGGCCTCAAGTCGCCCAGGCTGGCCGCACCCCTCCAGCCCAGAGCAGCCCCCGGCCCACGACCCGGCCACCTCAGTGGCAATAGCTGCTCCACCAGCGACCGCGTGTCCTCCAACCCCTTCAGCAGCCTGTCGGCAGGCAGCAATCCCCAGAACCGGAGTCTGTCCACGTCCTCGGGGCCTGGCAGCCCCCTGGCCCCAAACCCACTTCTGGCCCCCAGGTTCCAGCCCTATCATGGCCCTTGGGGGGCCCTGACCTCACAGGCCCACTTCTCCCCGAGGCCCCATGATGGCCTGTCTGCTCTCTACAGCAACCTCAACAGCTACAGGCCTACGCGGCTACAGGTCGAGCAGCTTAGCCTGGTGCCCAGGGTGGCCCACACCC